The Nocardioides salarius genome includes a region encoding these proteins:
- a CDS encoding IS3 family transposase (programmed frameshift), translated as MPKPYPQEFRDDVVRVARSREPGVHLKQIAADFGISESCLTGWMKKADVEDGAKPGPTSEQAAENRELRKRLRLLEQENEVLRRAAAYLSQANLPKMMYPLVRELAAKDTPIRVPVTVTCRVLKIARQPYYRWLASPVNDAELVEAYRANALFDAHGDDPEFGYRFLVDEALEAGESMAERTAWRICSSNGWWSAFGKPKRGKAKKPGPPVHDGLCAVVDKHGVTRHEFDADAPNELWLTDITEHRTGEGKLYLCAIKDVYSNRIVGYSIDSRMKSRLAVAALNNAVARRGDVAGCVVHSDRGSQFRSRKFVHALNRHAMVGSMGRVGAAGDNAAVESFFALLQKNVLDRRTWATREELRIAIVTWIERTYHRRRRQASLGRLTPIEYETIMTTNETTTTTQAA; from the exons GTGCCCAAGCCCTATCCCCAGGAGTTCCGTGACGACGTCGTGCGCGTCGCGCGCAGCCGTGAGCCAGGCGTCCACCTCAAGCAGATCGCTGCTGATTTCGGGATCAGCGAGTCCTGTCTGACGGGGTGGATGAAGAAGGCCGACGTCGAGGACGGCGCCAAGCCCGGCCCGACGAGCGAGCAGGCTGCTGAGAACCGCGAGCTTCGTAAGCGGTTGCGGCTGCTGGAGCAGGAGAACGAGGTCCTGCGCCGCGCGGCGGCCTATCTCTCCCAGGCCAATCTGCCG AAAATGATGTACCCGCTCGTCCGCGAGCTGGCCGCCAAGGACACCCCGATCCGGGTGCCCGTGACGGTGACGTGCCGGGTGCTCAAGATCGCTCGTCAGCCCTACTACCGCTGGCTGGCCAGCCCGGTCAACGACGCCGAGCTGGTCGAGGCCTACCGGGCCAACGCGCTGTTCGACGCCCACGGCGATGACCCCGAGTTCGGCTACCGCTTCCTGGTCGATGAAGCCCTCGAGGCGGGCGAGTCGATGGCAGAACGCACCGCGTGGCGGATCTGCTCGAGCAACGGCTGGTGGAGCGCGTTCGGCAAGCCCAAGCGCGGCAAGGCCAAGAAGCCAGGCCCGCCGGTCCACGACGGCCTATGCGCCGTGGTCGACAAGCACGGCGTGACCCGCCACGAGTTCGACGCCGACGCTCCCAACGAGTTGTGGCTGACCGACATCACCGAGCACCGCACCGGCGAGGGCAAGCTGTACCTCTGCGCGATCAAGGACGTCTACTCCAACCGGATCGTGGGCTACTCCATCGACTCACGAATGAAGTCCCGCCTGGCCGTCGCAGCACTCAACAACGCCGTCGCCCGACGAGGCGACGTCGCCGGCTGCGTGGTCCACAGCGACCGCGGATCCCAATTTCGAAGCAGAAAATTCGTCCATGCACTGAACCGCCACGCCATGGTCGGATCGATGGGCCGCGTCGGCGCCGCCGGCGACAACGCCGCCGTGGAGAGCTTCTTCGCGCTGCTGCAGAAGAACGTCCTCGACCGGCGCACCTGGGCCACCCGCGAAGAGCTCCGGATCGCGATCGTGACCTGGATCGAACGGACCTACCACCGACGCAGACGACAGGCCTCGCTCGGCCGATTGACCCCCATCGAGTACGAGACCATCATGACCACGAACGAGACCACGACAACCACTCAGGCTGCGTGA
- the istA gene encoding IS21 family transposase, whose product MKSAEEIMKILDAYDLTGSLRDAGELAGCSHHTVKHYVERRAAAGVLDKAAARPQLIDAYLDKVEEWVERSQGKVRADVAHEKLVALGYTGSERTTRRAVAKVKTDYRAGRVRVHRPWVTEPGMWLQYDYGDGPVVDGVKTVLFVAWLAWSRFRVVLALRDKTMPSVFAALDQTFRRLGGVPTYVLTDNEKTVTVEHIAGIAVRNPQLVAFAEHYSVVVHTCVPADPASKGGTESSVKISKADIVPKDTNLREAYTSFAELEAACEAFCAKVNTRAHRVTKRPPDQMLAEERARLHPVAAAPHTVAFGTTRMVPGNTPMVTFESGQYSVPHTLLGATVWVRAQGVGDGEQVVIVHVGEAGPLEVARHRRATPGSPQLIDEHFPAQPSGPLDRRPRARNTAEADFLDLGEGARLWLVEAAAAGTTKMRVKMAEALSLAKLFDPVEVDWALGHAAVHGRFAEADLSSILDHHARAPKTGEHRASEDSSLTQGTSAWARLGQPDDHDDHDAHDGHGVDGVTR is encoded by the coding sequence GTGAAGTCTGCCGAGGAGATCATGAAAATCTTGGATGCCTACGACCTGACCGGGTCGTTGCGCGATGCCGGCGAGCTGGCCGGCTGCTCGCACCACACCGTGAAGCACTACGTCGAGCGCCGCGCTGCGGCCGGCGTGCTGGACAAGGCCGCGGCGCGCCCGCAGTTGATCGATGCCTACCTGGACAAGGTCGAGGAGTGGGTCGAGCGGTCCCAGGGCAAGGTCCGCGCCGACGTGGCCCACGAGAAGCTCGTGGCGTTGGGCTACACCGGCTCGGAGCGCACCACCCGCCGGGCGGTCGCGAAGGTCAAGACCGACTACCGCGCCGGTCGGGTGCGGGTGCACCGGCCGTGGGTCACCGAGCCGGGGATGTGGCTGCAGTACGACTACGGCGACGGCCCGGTCGTCGATGGTGTGAAGACGGTGCTGTTCGTGGCCTGGCTGGCCTGGTCGAGGTTCCGGGTCGTGCTCGCGCTGCGGGACAAGACGATGCCCAGCGTGTTCGCTGCCCTGGATCAGACGTTCCGGCGCCTGGGCGGGGTGCCGACCTACGTGCTGACCGACAACGAGAAGACCGTCACCGTCGAGCACATCGCTGGGATCGCGGTCCGCAACCCGCAGCTGGTCGCGTTCGCCGAGCACTACTCGGTGGTGGTCCACACCTGCGTGCCGGCTGATCCGGCGTCCAAGGGCGGCACGGAGTCGTCGGTGAAGATCAGCAAGGCCGACATCGTGCCGAAGGACACCAACCTGCGTGAGGCCTACACCAGCTTCGCGGAGCTCGAGGCGGCGTGCGAGGCGTTCTGCGCCAAGGTCAACACCCGGGCGCATCGGGTGACGAAGCGACCGCCGGACCAGATGCTCGCCGAGGAGCGGGCCCGGCTGCACCCGGTGGCGGCGGCACCGCACACGGTCGCGTTCGGGACCACCCGCATGGTGCCGGGCAACACGCCGATGGTGACGTTCGAGTCCGGGCAGTACTCGGTCCCGCACACCCTGCTCGGGGCGACGGTGTGGGTGCGCGCCCAGGGCGTCGGTGATGGTGAGCAGGTCGTGATCGTCCACGTCGGCGAGGCTGGCCCCCTCGAGGTCGCGCGCCACCGACGGGCCACTCCCGGCAGCCCGCAGCTGATCGATGAGCACTTCCCGGCTCAGCCGTCCGGGCCGCTGGATCGACGACCCCGCGCGAGGAACACCGCGGAAGCAGACTTCCTCGACCTGGGCGAGGGCGCGAGGTTGTGGCTGGTCGAGGCCGCCGCCGCAGGTACCACCAAGATGCGGGTCAAGATGGCCGAAGCACTCAGCCTGGCCAAGCTGTTCGACCCCGTCGAGGTCGACTGGGCGCTGGGACATGCCGCCGTGCACGGCCGGTTCGCCGAGGCCGACCTGTCCTCGATCCTCGACCACCACGCCCGAGCCCCGAAGACCGGTGAGCACCGGGCCAGCGAAGACTCCTCGCTGACCCAGGGCACCAGCGCGTGGGCCCGACTCGGCCAGCCCGACGACCACGATGACCACGACGCCCACGACGGCCACGGCGTGGATGGGGTGACTCGATGA
- a CDS encoding DUF3322 and DUF2220 domain-containing protein — translation MSTKSTSKSRVAERFTAAAVTDAVRSSLTNHWATHAVSGTAWPREVSLGRHGSADVETQWDEVFPAILTLRSWAREQGLVLRGEAQRILRTSQEIPRAVLIPSVEDAARLAGAPWPAQVDRAAARAAALREALARRTDLEDDEAQTTATRLLKKVIDWPDVDFDLLLRVAAWITANPQVAVGLTRRQVPIPGVHGKWLESNETRLLELTGLTTLGLTPSHPPRIHFNYLDAAYLADPGNRRHDSLTHRDSARPAYQPQVIIICENKDSAINFHPVPGGIAVEGDGTGGGTIAAIDWIRNAPTLIYWGDMDAAGLEILSGFRACGLEVNSVLMDVATYETYREFGTNMQPNGTPIKALGPKPDRLLTAPERDLYERVADPTYTGVRRVEQERIPLAVARAAVQQMLDRTA, via the coding sequence GTGAGCACCAAGTCCACGAGCAAGAGCCGCGTCGCCGAGCGCTTCACCGCCGCGGCCGTCACTGACGCCGTGCGGTCGTCGCTGACCAACCACTGGGCCACCCACGCGGTGTCCGGTACGGCGTGGCCGCGGGAGGTGTCGTTGGGCCGCCACGGTTCCGCGGACGTTGAGACGCAGTGGGATGAGGTCTTCCCGGCCATCCTCACCCTGAGGTCCTGGGCTCGCGAGCAGGGCCTGGTGCTGCGCGGAGAGGCTCAGCGGATCCTGCGGACCTCCCAGGAGATCCCGCGCGCGGTGCTCATTCCGTCCGTCGAAGACGCCGCACGTCTGGCAGGCGCGCCCTGGCCCGCGCAGGTCGACCGCGCAGCGGCGCGAGCCGCAGCCCTGCGTGAAGCTCTCGCCCGCCGCACTGACCTCGAGGACGACGAAGCCCAAACCACCGCGACCCGACTGCTGAAGAAGGTCATCGACTGGCCCGATGTCGACTTCGACCTCCTACTGCGCGTGGCCGCATGGATCACAGCGAACCCGCAGGTCGCGGTGGGACTCACCCGCCGTCAGGTGCCCATCCCGGGCGTCCACGGCAAATGGCTGGAGTCCAACGAGACACGCCTGCTCGAGCTCACCGGACTCACCACCCTGGGTCTGACCCCCAGCCACCCGCCCAGGATCCACTTCAACTACCTCGACGCCGCCTATCTCGCCGACCCCGGCAACCGTCGCCACGACTCGCTCACCCACCGCGACTCAGCCCGGCCCGCCTACCAGCCCCAGGTCATCATCATCTGCGAGAACAAGGACTCGGCCATCAACTTCCACCCCGTGCCTGGCGGGATCGCGGTCGAGGGCGACGGTACGGGTGGCGGCACGATCGCTGCGATCGACTGGATCCGAAACGCACCCACGCTGATCTACTGGGGCGACATGGACGCCGCGGGTCTGGAGATCCTCTCGGGCTTCCGCGCCTGCGGGCTCGAGGTCAATTCCGTCCTCATGGACGTGGCCACCTACGAGACCTACCGGGAGTTCGGGACGAACATGCAGCCCAACGGCACGCCGATCAAGGCGCTGGGGCCCAAGCCGGACCGGCTCCTGACCGCCCCTGAACGGGACCTGTACGAGCGCGTCGCCGACCCCACTTACACGGGCGTGCGGCGCGTCGAGCAGGAACGAATCCCGCTCGCCGTAGCTCGCGCCGCAGTCCAGCAGATGCTTGACCGAACCGCTTAG
- a CDS encoding DUF4194 domain-containing protein — protein sequence MNDLDRDDESVLEDESVELDDSEEDSDEAVDAIITAGLDPDADPLDRPPLFDEDTGVLTLEQRNTINALVKARFITRDERPEVWRTLMEHRKIITSRLHEQFKHLHVYPERGMAYAADVSQPEDGRKFVLLGTGRKFTREETAILVYLRHRYNVEMAAGQPVAVVEKSEIIEHVEQMQPQWGNKSAATKRIVSSLERVSSKFGLLPNVPGSPDTYRIHPAIEMFLSLEDVRRLDEAFRTFYADSSTNPEDHPEAFSAGASLGDTDDEDEVLLDE from the coding sequence ATGAACGACCTGGACCGCGACGACGAGTCCGTGCTCGAGGACGAGAGCGTCGAGCTCGACGACTCCGAGGAGGACTCGGACGAGGCGGTCGACGCCATCATCACCGCTGGCCTGGACCCGGACGCCGACCCACTGGACCGGCCGCCGCTGTTCGACGAGGACACCGGCGTGCTGACCTTAGAGCAGCGCAACACCATCAACGCCCTGGTCAAGGCCCGCTTCATCACCCGCGACGAGCGTCCCGAGGTGTGGCGCACCCTCATGGAGCACCGCAAGATCATCACCTCGCGGCTGCACGAGCAGTTCAAGCACCTGCACGTCTATCCCGAGCGCGGCATGGCGTACGCCGCGGATGTGTCCCAGCCCGAGGACGGCCGCAAGTTCGTTCTCCTGGGCACCGGACGGAAGTTCACGCGCGAGGAGACCGCCATCCTGGTGTACCTGCGGCATCGCTACAACGTCGAGATGGCCGCCGGTCAGCCGGTCGCGGTCGTGGAGAAGTCCGAGATCATCGAGCACGTCGAGCAGATGCAGCCTCAGTGGGGCAACAAGTCCGCGGCCACCAAGCGCATCGTCTCCTCGCTGGAGCGCGTGAGCTCGAAGTTCGGTCTGCTGCCCAACGTGCCCGGCTCGCCGGACACCTACCGCATCCACCCCGCCATCGAGATGTTCTTGAGCCTGGAGGATGTGCGCAGGCTCGACGAGGCGTTCCGCACCTTCTACGCCGACTCCAGCACCAACCCCGAAGACCACCCTGAGGCGTTCTCCGCGGGCGCTTCACTTGGTGACACCGACGACGAGGACGAGGTGCTGCTCGATGAGTGA
- a CDS encoding SHOCT domain-containing protein, which produces MTEHQMLSGDEKAGLALEAAGNAVLGVIKNATPMQVSITNPPPPTVADIPDQIKKLADLHAAGVLTDEEFAAKKADLLDRM; this is translated from the coding sequence GTGACGGAGCACCAGATGCTCAGCGGCGACGAGAAGGCGGGCCTGGCGCTAGAGGCGGCTGGCAACGCCGTCCTTGGAGTGATCAAGAACGCCACGCCGATGCAGGTCAGCATCACCAACCCGCCTCCGCCGACCGTGGCCGACATCCCCGATCAGATCAAGAAGTTGGCCGACCTCCACGCAGCAGGCGTACTCACCGATGAGGAGTTTGCTGCCAAGAAGGCGGACCTTCTCGATCGCATGTGA
- a CDS encoding DUF3375 family protein, producing the protein MSEIHGEFADIEGAFERPMLKLLNRSDRQVLFAVLRLAFTREHQGLEAPVLHRRVEQYLADLDSVGIEVPKFGSPPTIDGKLTCRRWMDADALDKRRDVKTGVDFYFIASPTLTALSHIGTMTRDRSGVSEHRVGTIMDAVSKLNRNINPDVNERMRILQAEIDERAAELDRLDKGGELEPVDDDYIIDGFDNLLRLFSALPGDFGRVIERMADQRQVVVNKFHSDTGRLGDHLIEYLDMANGLMNGTPEGRAFIGAMELLRDDKAKVDLRRNIESLLNNPQAQALLRETEQRDLRNLLLLMMQGFDSVLDARDSISTVLREQILSHNLDRDIAMDAALRSLEKSVTFSFKVGRAQDKIACEVLPHGNDVDDLPNSFFDPADDLPPEPLPERKQRQLDPAATFAKLLSQGGPSLRALRSALITAAEDLDLDNLPPDAPVPTVGDVFGSLPDDLRRPVEVIGLMHLSGAASKAHRARRAIANSGASTSALDADMSVPADLTELDPNGAIERERFRCVRPDGTEVVLLGPRVRLNRNLIDRLRKTEKKAGAAS; encoded by the coding sequence ATGAGCGAGATCCACGGCGAGTTCGCTGACATCGAGGGCGCCTTCGAGCGCCCCATGCTCAAGCTCCTGAACCGCTCCGACCGGCAGGTGCTGTTCGCGGTGCTGCGGCTGGCGTTCACCCGCGAGCACCAAGGTCTCGAGGCGCCGGTCCTGCACAGGCGCGTCGAGCAGTACCTGGCCGACCTCGACTCGGTCGGCATCGAGGTCCCCAAGTTCGGGTCACCCCCGACCATCGACGGCAAGCTCACCTGTCGCCGCTGGATGGACGCCGATGCCCTCGACAAGCGACGCGACGTCAAGACCGGCGTCGACTTCTACTTCATCGCCTCTCCGACGCTCACCGCGCTCTCGCACATCGGCACCATGACGCGCGACCGATCCGGGGTCTCCGAGCACCGGGTCGGGACGATCATGGATGCGGTCTCGAAGTTGAACCGCAACATCAACCCGGACGTCAACGAGCGCATGCGGATCCTGCAAGCCGAGATCGACGAGCGCGCCGCGGAGCTTGATCGCCTCGACAAGGGTGGTGAGCTCGAGCCCGTCGACGACGACTACATCATCGACGGCTTCGACAACCTGCTGCGCCTGTTCAGCGCGCTCCCTGGCGACTTCGGTCGGGTCATCGAGCGGATGGCGGACCAGCGTCAGGTCGTGGTGAACAAGTTCCACTCCGACACCGGCCGCCTCGGCGACCACCTCATCGAGTACCTCGACATGGCCAACGGCCTGATGAACGGCACGCCGGAGGGCCGCGCGTTCATCGGAGCTATGGAGCTGCTGCGCGACGATAAGGCCAAGGTCGACTTGCGTCGCAACATCGAGTCTCTGCTGAACAACCCGCAGGCCCAAGCGCTGCTGCGCGAGACCGAGCAGCGCGACCTGCGCAACCTCCTGCTCCTGATGATGCAGGGCTTCGACTCCGTCCTCGACGCCCGCGACTCCATCTCCACCGTCCTGCGCGAGCAGATCCTTTCCCACAACCTCGACCGCGACATCGCGATGGACGCGGCGCTGCGGTCGCTGGAGAAGTCGGTGACGTTCTCGTTCAAGGTCGGACGAGCCCAGGACAAGATCGCGTGCGAGGTCCTCCCGCACGGCAACGACGTCGACGACTTGCCCAACTCTTTCTTCGACCCCGCCGACGATCTCCCGCCCGAGCCGCTTCCCGAGCGCAAGCAACGGCAGCTCGACCCGGCAGCGACGTTCGCGAAACTGCTCTCCCAAGGCGGCCCGTCGCTGCGCGCGCTGCGCTCGGCATTGATCACCGCCGCCGAGGACCTGGACCTGGACAACCTCCCGCCGGACGCCCCGGTGCCCACCGTCGGGGACGTCTTCGGGTCGCTGCCCGACGACCTGCGCCGTCCCGTCGAGGTCATCGGGCTCATGCACCTCTCCGGTGCTGCTTCGAAGGCGCACCGGGCACGCCGAGCCATCGCCAACAGCGGGGCTTCGACGTCCGCGCTCGACGCGGACATGTCGGTGCCTGCGGATCTGACCGAGCTCGACCCGAACGGTGCCATCGAGCGCGAGCGGTTCCGCTGCGTCCGACCCGACGGCACCGAGGTCGTCCTGCTCGGCCCGCGGGTCCGCCTGAACCGCAACCTGATCGACCGACTGCGCAAGACCGAGAAGAAGGCCGGAGCTGCCTCGTGA
- a CDS encoding ATP-binding protein yields MRVDIDTNLDREDTDLHVDEEAEPSLDLGVSATALRNGEQWRAERLQLCNWGGFDGHHEIDIDWATTLLTGGSGTGKSTIGDAWLALVQPGATHFNAASNPSKSRARGEGSRSNISYVRGHLDRKTTESGTKEIRKLRGANGAVWGGIAMTFLSTSGRRFTALKLMHIPPSARVDSDAPPKMFTIDGPVDLERLAAAAPERFNAIAVKSLLPGAQGHKKPGQFQDTIAAKLGIGGADANGAKYALRMLERIQSGEQVRNINDLFTKFVLDAPKTLADADKALSEWDKLEEAMEVLDLNRRKFEVLCDIRDLHAKVEAAQGDQRTFKDLGLDSESSPWALWCAREEERALDEAWDANRERRAALEEDLSAAQAVEKNTKIAHDTARRALDDYSRGELGVLRDDAARAEAALAETMSRRSALAARIAPLGPLPDDEASFNALRLQAQTEREAFAAAKKKLDDDKYAAISDKRNMEAAVETLRQDKESFGSRQGRVDPGMDMVRNQAAQIARMDPADLPYGAELIDIAEGQEEWREAIETILWPVSSCILINEEKLEEFSKAIDNAGLRGRINFEGVPLFEMSQARPDADRVGGKLVFKDSPFEGWLRDRLAKPDLNALCVRTPEELRSPDRTEVRVTLAGQTRRGKRGSAGKRNRRAIIGFSNELDLEAIDLEIAELEPLIEKAAARFDALDTEQNRLMRRHEASGALLHEDWANLDAAAAETKRDTLAKMLSDATTGDSKLAVLQLEAQTTEGEYFSARDLRSEVEKEQEDVEEDREKIRRRKDNTVTPRLERLDRAGLEVTEAQDELLRRFARGLDEHWSLLPKAHADLRQKLVAEQRTVNAQASEHEMALLGCFRHYLTQWGENHPSLEADLRCYPDFVAILEEIESYGLHQAEARFRKDLAHWSGQQLLRLHNAFDTSWDDITSRMYSINKLLEDLPFGVRHERLDIRVDRAQPAEVTDFRRDLKTLATRRTEELEQSEVMPYFESARVLLAKIRKPEDVRYKAVQGAPSRAALLDVRKHLNIEADRIDATGAVGGTYDTLGTQSGGESQELLAFILGAALRYQLGDSTSNRPSFAFVVLDEAFVKADPEFAGRSMEAWQKLGFQLLVAAPVDKFTALEPLAQRFLLTEKEEDERSYVTPIDREEAIRYAEAAAERGDHIGDPEDDPDEDAEDDPA; encoded by the coding sequence ATGCGCGTCGACATCGACACCAACCTCGACCGCGAGGACACCGACCTGCACGTCGATGAGGAGGCCGAGCCGAGTCTCGACCTGGGCGTGAGCGCCACAGCGCTGCGCAACGGCGAGCAGTGGCGCGCCGAACGTCTCCAGCTGTGCAACTGGGGCGGCTTCGACGGACACCACGAGATCGACATCGACTGGGCGACCACCCTGCTCACCGGCGGCTCGGGCACCGGCAAGTCCACCATCGGCGACGCATGGCTGGCGCTCGTCCAGCCCGGGGCCACGCACTTCAACGCCGCCTCGAACCCATCGAAGTCCCGAGCTCGCGGTGAGGGCAGCCGAAGCAACATCTCCTACGTCCGCGGACACCTGGACCGCAAGACCACCGAGTCAGGCACCAAGGAGATCCGCAAGCTGCGCGGCGCCAACGGCGCTGTGTGGGGCGGAATCGCCATGACGTTCCTGTCGACCTCCGGCCGACGCTTCACCGCGCTCAAGCTCATGCACATCCCGCCCTCGGCGCGCGTGGACTCCGACGCGCCGCCGAAGATGTTCACCATCGACGGGCCCGTGGATCTGGAGAGGCTCGCCGCTGCCGCACCTGAGCGCTTCAACGCCATCGCGGTCAAGAGCCTGCTCCCAGGCGCCCAGGGCCACAAGAAGCCCGGCCAATTCCAGGACACGATCGCGGCCAAGCTCGGCATCGGGGGAGCCGACGCGAACGGCGCCAAGTACGCGCTGCGGATGCTTGAGCGCATCCAGTCCGGCGAGCAGGTCCGCAACATCAACGACCTGTTCACCAAGTTCGTCCTCGATGCACCCAAGACCCTCGCCGACGCCGACAAGGCACTGTCGGAGTGGGACAAGCTCGAGGAGGCTATGGAGGTCCTCGACCTGAACCGGCGCAAGTTCGAGGTCCTGTGTGACATCCGCGACCTGCACGCCAAGGTCGAAGCAGCCCAGGGGGACCAGCGCACGTTCAAGGACCTCGGCCTGGACTCGGAGTCGTCGCCGTGGGCACTGTGGTGCGCCCGCGAGGAGGAACGCGCCCTCGACGAGGCGTGGGACGCGAACCGGGAGCGCCGCGCAGCGCTCGAGGAAGATCTCTCGGCAGCCCAGGCTGTCGAGAAGAACACGAAGATCGCGCACGACACCGCTCGGCGTGCGCTTGATGACTACAGCCGCGGCGAGCTCGGCGTCCTGCGGGACGACGCAGCCCGCGCAGAGGCTGCGCTCGCAGAGACGATGAGCCGTCGCAGCGCACTGGCCGCGCGGATCGCCCCGCTGGGACCGCTGCCCGATGACGAGGCGAGCTTCAACGCCCTGCGCCTCCAGGCGCAGACCGAGCGTGAAGCGTTCGCTGCAGCGAAGAAGAAGCTCGACGACGACAAGTACGCCGCGATCTCTGACAAACGGAACATGGAGGCCGCGGTCGAGACGCTGCGCCAGGACAAGGAGTCGTTCGGATCCCGACAGGGCCGTGTTGACCCCGGCATGGACATGGTGCGCAACCAGGCCGCTCAGATCGCGCGCATGGACCCTGCCGACCTCCCGTACGGCGCCGAGCTCATCGACATCGCCGAGGGCCAGGAGGAGTGGCGCGAAGCGATCGAGACGATCCTGTGGCCGGTCTCCTCGTGCATCCTCATCAACGAGGAGAAGCTCGAGGAGTTCTCCAAGGCGATCGACAACGCAGGTCTGCGCGGGCGGATCAACTTCGAGGGCGTGCCGCTGTTCGAGATGTCGCAGGCCCGCCCCGATGCCGACCGGGTCGGCGGGAAGCTGGTCTTCAAGGACTCACCCTTCGAAGGCTGGCTGCGCGATCGGCTGGCCAAGCCGGACCTGAACGCGCTGTGCGTGCGCACCCCCGAGGAGTTGCGCTCACCTGACCGCACCGAGGTGCGGGTGACGCTGGCGGGTCAGACCCGACGAGGCAAGCGCGGGTCGGCAGGTAAGCGCAACCGGCGCGCCATCATCGGCTTCAGCAACGAGCTGGACCTCGAGGCCATCGACCTGGAGATCGCCGAGCTCGAGCCGCTCATCGAGAAGGCCGCGGCACGCTTCGACGCGCTCGACACCGAGCAGAACCGCCTTATGAGGCGCCACGAGGCGTCCGGCGCCTTGCTGCACGAGGACTGGGCGAATCTCGACGCTGCCGCAGCTGAGACCAAGCGGGACACGCTGGCCAAGATGCTCTCGGACGCCACCACCGGAGACTCCAAGCTGGCTGTGTTGCAGCTCGAGGCACAGACCACCGAGGGCGAGTACTTCTCTGCGCGCGACCTGCGCAGTGAGGTGGAGAAGGAGCAGGAGGACGTCGAGGAGGATCGGGAGAAGATCCGGCGACGGAAGGACAACACCGTCACCCCGCGACTGGAGCGCCTAGACCGCGCGGGCCTGGAGGTCACCGAGGCCCAAGATGAGCTGCTGCGCCGGTTCGCCCGCGGTCTGGATGAGCACTGGTCGCTGCTGCCCAAGGCGCACGCCGACCTCCGGCAGAAGCTGGTCGCGGAGCAGCGGACCGTGAACGCCCAAGCCAGCGAGCACGAGATGGCCCTGCTGGGCTGCTTCCGCCACTACCTGACCCAGTGGGGCGAGAACCACCCGTCGCTGGAAGCGGACCTGCGCTGCTACCCCGACTTCGTCGCCATCCTCGAGGAGATCGAGTCCTACGGTCTGCACCAGGCCGAGGCCCGTTTCCGCAAGGACCTGGCGCACTGGTCGGGGCAGCAGCTGCTGCGGCTGCACAACGCCTTCGACACCTCGTGGGACGACATCACCTCACGGATGTACTCCATCAACAAGCTGCTGGAGGACCTGCCGTTCGGTGTCCGCCACGAGCGTCTCGACATCCGCGTCGACCGGGCCCAGCCCGCCGAGGTCACCGACTTCCGCCGCGATCTGAAGACGCTGGCAACTCGCCGCACCGAGGAGCTAGAGCAGTCCGAGGTCATGCCGTACTTCGAGTCGGCTCGCGTGCTGCTCGCCAAGATCCGCAAGCCCGAGGACGTGCGCTACAAGGCGGTGCAGGGTGCGCCGTCGCGTGCTGCTCTGCTGGATGTGCGCAAGCACTTGAACATCGAAGCCGACCGCATCGACGCCACTGGGGCCGTCGGAGGCACCTACGACACCCTTGGCACGCAGTCGGGTGGCGAGAGCCAGGAGCTGTTGGCGTTCATCCTGGGCGCTGCGTTGCGGTACCAGCTCGGAGACAGCACCTCGAATCGCCCCTCGTTCGCTTTCGTGGTCCTCGACGAGGCGTTCGTGAAGGCCGACCCCGAGTTCGCGGGTCGCTCGATGGAGGCGTGGCAGAAGCTGGGCTTCCAGCTGCTCGTCGCGGCGCCGGTCGACAAGTTCACCGCCCTCGAGCCGCTGGCACAGCGGTTCCTGCTGACCGAGAAGGAAGAGGACGAGCGCTCCTACGTCACCCCCATCGACCGTGAGGAGGCGATCCGGTACGCGGAGGCCGCAGCGGAGCGAGGAGACCACATCGGCGACCCTGAAGACGACCCCGACGAGGACGCCGAGGACGACCCGGCGTGA